A genomic stretch from Marinobacter fonticola includes:
- a CDS encoding extracellular solute-binding protein — protein MIRFSQTVITLLVLLLASSLQATEAVHGLAMHGDPKYGPAFEHFDYVNPDAPKGGTLRQGVVANGYDSLNPFLLKGVAAAGIETYTYDSLLTASADEPFTMYGLIAESLETPEDRSYVIFNIRPEARFSDGEPITADDVAYTFNVLTEKGHPFYRNYYSEVKSVTVEGERRVRFDFGETQNRELPLILGQMPILPQHYWEKNDFEESGLTIPVSSGPYQIDRFEAGRSVTYKRNTDYWGKDLPVNVGRHNVDTVRYDYYSDDTVALEAFKAGIYDFRLESSAKNWATAYASDALKEERIIKEAVHHGRPVGMQAFIMNSSKHPFDNRKVREALAYGFDFDWANENLFYGQYTRTDSYFENSDLASGGLPEGDELALLEPYRDQLPPEVFNQEYQPPSTTGGSSLRDNLRSAMKIFQQAGYAIKNGKMVETASGKPLRFEILLRQKSFERVVLPYKQNLGKLGIDVEVRLIDTNQYVQRVRNFEFDMVVLGLAQSDSPGNEQRDYWHSSNAGTAGSRNYIGVSDPVVDELVAKIIQAPDRESLVTRTRALDRVLLWGHYVVPQWHLAVDRIAYWHHLARPEATPKSGIDLSRWWVKP, from the coding sequence ATGATCCGATTTTCTCAGACCGTCATCACCCTCCTAGTGTTGCTATTGGCCTCGTCCCTCCAGGCTACCGAAGCCGTCCACGGCCTGGCCATGCACGGGGATCCGAAGTACGGTCCCGCCTTCGAGCATTTCGATTACGTCAATCCTGACGCCCCCAAGGGTGGAACCTTACGCCAAGGCGTGGTTGCCAATGGCTACGACTCTCTTAATCCGTTCCTGCTGAAAGGCGTGGCCGCTGCCGGCATCGAGACCTATACCTACGACAGTCTCCTGACCGCCTCCGCTGACGAGCCGTTTACCATGTACGGCCTGATTGCTGAGTCGCTGGAAACGCCGGAAGACCGCTCTTACGTCATATTCAATATCCGTCCGGAAGCCCGTTTTTCCGATGGCGAACCGATTACGGCGGACGACGTGGCGTATACGTTCAACGTGCTGACGGAAAAGGGGCACCCTTTCTACCGCAACTATTATTCGGAAGTGAAGAGTGTGACGGTTGAAGGCGAGCGGCGCGTGCGTTTCGATTTTGGCGAGACTCAGAACCGGGAGTTGCCGCTGATTCTGGGCCAAATGCCGATCCTGCCCCAACACTACTGGGAAAAGAACGACTTCGAAGAGTCCGGGCTGACGATCCCGGTCAGCAGTGGCCCCTATCAGATCGATCGATTCGAGGCCGGCCGTTCCGTCACATATAAGCGGAATACCGACTATTGGGGGAAAGACCTTCCCGTCAACGTTGGCCGGCATAACGTCGATACCGTGCGCTACGATTACTACTCCGACGATACTGTTGCACTGGAAGCGTTCAAGGCCGGCATTTACGACTTCCGCCTTGAGTCTTCTGCCAAAAATTGGGCAACAGCCTACGCTTCCGACGCTCTAAAAGAAGAGCGCATCATCAAAGAAGCCGTGCACCATGGTCGTCCGGTCGGTATGCAGGCGTTTATCATGAACTCGAGCAAACATCCGTTTGACAACCGCAAGGTTCGCGAGGCGCTGGCCTACGGGTTTGATTTCGACTGGGCCAACGAAAACCTGTTCTACGGTCAATACACCCGCACAGACAGTTACTTCGAGAACAGCGATCTGGCGTCCGGCGGGCTTCCCGAAGGCGACGAACTGGCGTTGCTTGAGCCCTACCGTGACCAGCTGCCTCCGGAAGTGTTCAATCAGGAATACCAGCCGCCCTCCACCACCGGTGGAAGCAGCCTGCGCGATAATTTGCGCTCGGCCATGAAAATTTTCCAGCAAGCAGGTTACGCGATAAAGAACGGCAAGATGGTCGAAACAGCCAGTGGCAAACCATTGCGCTTTGAGATTCTGCTTCGCCAAAAAAGCTTCGAACGCGTCGTACTGCCCTATAAGCAAAACCTCGGGAAACTGGGTATCGACGTCGAGGTGCGCCTGATCGACACCAATCAATACGTCCAGCGTGTACGTAACTTCGAATTCGATATGGTGGTACTCGGGCTGGCCCAGTCCGACTCGCCCGGCAACGAGCAGCGGGACTACTGGCACTCGTCAAATGCCGGTACGGCCGGCTCCCGGAATTACATCGGCGTGAGCGACCCGGTTGTCGACGAGCTTGTCGCCAAAATCATTCAGGCGCCAGACCGGGAATCGCTGGTCACCCGCACCCGCGCCCTCGATCGCGTGCTGTTGTGGGGCCACTACGTTGTGCCTCAGTGGCACCTGGCTGTCGATCGCATTGCGTACTGGCACCATCTCGCACGGCCGGAAGCAACACCCAAATCCGGCATCGACCTGTCCCGCTGGTGGGTCAAACCCTGA